The Candidatus Margulisiibacteriota bacterium DNA segment GCCTGTGACGAACTAAATATCAGCGTCCGAACATACCAAAGATGGACACAAGAAGGAGAAGTAAAAAGAGATCAAAGACCATTAGTAGAAAGGCCAACCCCTAAAAATAAACTAACGGAAGAAGAACGTAAAGAAATAATTGAAACAGTTAATAAGCCTGAATATGCAGATTTAGCACCATCACAAATAGTTCCCAAATTAGCTGATGAGGGTAGATATATAGCCTCAGAAGCAACTATCTACAAAGTCTTAAAAGAAGAAAAAATGAATGCTCACAGAGGTAGAACTAGTCCACCAGTAAAAAGGGAAACACCAACACATATAGCTACAGCTCCAAACCAGGTATGGACTTGGGATATAACTTGGTTAAATGCATTTATCAAAGGACAATACTACAAACTTTATCTAATAATAGACATGTTCAGCAGACTAATAGTTGCTTATGAAGTTTGGGAGGAAGAAAAGGCTGAACTTGCAGAGCGCCTAGTAAGAAAGGCTACTTTATCACAAGGAATAGCCGGCAGACCATTAGTATTACATTCTGATAATGGTAGTCCCATGAAAGCAGCAACATTTCAAGCAACACTAGAGAAACTAGGAGTACAAAGTTCATTTTCAAGACCAAGAGTAAGCAATGACAACCCATACTCGGAGGCGCTGTTTAAAACGATGAAATATAGACCCCAATATCCATTTAAAGGCTTTAAAAGCTTAGAAGAAGCCAGAAGATGGGTGGGGAAATTTGTAAAATGGTACAATCATGACCATTTACATAGTGGAATCAATTTTATAACCCCATATCAAAGACACTATGGTCTAGATAAAAAGATTATGGAAAACCGTATTAAAGTATATGAGGAAGCCAAAGCAAAGCATCCAGAAAGATGGTCAAAAGATATTAGAAATTGGACATTGCCTGAATATGTATCACTAAATCCTATTAGTGAAGAAGAAGCAAAAAAAGTTATTGGGTAAAAAACAACATAACCAAAATGAAGCAGATTTGGCGAAGCGAACCATTGATATGGAGAGGCCTATATGGTAGCCTCTGAAGAAGGCAGTACCTTTATACACTCCATGCCTTCAGGTACCAAAACCATATAGGCAGAGGCTCCATGTCAATGGCAAATCGGAAACGAAGCAATGAAATATTGGCAATGAAATATTTTTCTCTTAAATGCGACAACTTACTTGACAAACACCGATAGTGTTTCATAATGATTATATTTTTTCATATCAACCTCTGTGAACTTTGAATCTAATAATTCATTAAATTTTGTCTTAAGCAGATTATACCATATCTTTATCAGATTTTGCAGTCTAAATCTCATAATTCACCTAAACGATGTTTACTGGGAGAATATTCGTTTCCTCCTTAATTAATTTAAAGATTAATTTTGCTTTATTAGGGTATTCATATAATATGATTAGAGTGTCAAAATACACAATAATCTAATAGATATAAAAATTGTACCTTGAAAATTTAACACAAATTAAATATAAATTCATTTTTGATGATTGTATTGCAGTATTTGATGCAAATAAACACTTATACCCCTGCTTATTTTAGCATAGTTCTGGTTCTAAGGTGCATGAAACAGAACTGTTAGTAAAGTTAAACAGTTTTTGGAAGTTTAATGCTGCTACTTTGATTCCAAAATGTAGCTTGGTTCTAAGCTTGCCTCTTACAGGCATTTTATCTACCCGATATTTTCTTCTTAAGATAGATGGCAAAGATTCAACACCGTTTCGGAATCTTGCAAGTTCTTTAAAATTTTCGCTCTTCATATATCTTTGTTGCTTTGCACGTTCAGCACTTTTCCATGAAATGATGAGTGAGGCCTTCTTTTTATTAAACTTAGGATTACATTGGTCCTTATATGGGCATTGGTTACATTTGTTTTTATCAAGTGTTATTCTGCATTGTTCGGTTTGAGGATTGAACTTGTTTGTTAATGGAGTCTGGCCTCCTGCACATTTTAGAACCTTTTTACCATCTTCACTGAATGTAAATTCGGCATAAATATCGGTAGCTTTTCTACCTTGCATATTAGTGGTTACTAAATTTATATGTTTTTCTTTTGAAAGTTCTATGTTTTCTAAACCACCATATGCTCCGTCTGTAACTAAAGTTACTTTGTGTTCTTCAGTTCCTGCTATGCCGTCAATAGACTCTTTTAAGAAAGCACTGTCGCTGTGAATATTTTGCTCATATGAATAATCTGTTATTATACTTTTGTTTTCATCAACGGTTTCTATGAGGTTCGCAACATATCCACGATGTTCCTTACCAGATTTAAATCTGAAAGTAGCATCTGGGTCAGATGGATTTTGTAAAATACTTGCGTCAAGGGTTTCATCATTTTTGGACTTCAATTCAAGGTTTCCGTCTGCTGCTGTTGTAGTTTGTTCCTTGATTACTCTAATTAACAATTGATATTCACTTGATTCATCATATGAACCCTTACATTTATGTAAAAGTAACGATGCATCCTTAAGAACTATTTTTATCTTATCATCTATGTTCTCACTACGCATATGATAAATAACTTTATTTTGATCATCCGCATCGCAGTAATGCTTTAGTTCTTCTGGTATATCATCTTCTTTCCTTTTCATAAGGTTTACCAGATTTGAAACACATGTGTATAAAAGTTCCAGACGAGATAGTTTTTTAATGTTAGATGCTACCATCATACTATCCATACGATTTAGACCTTTAC contains these protein-coding regions:
- a CDS encoding IS3 family transposase translates to MTAVELINEARANGCRLKPACDELNISVRTYQRWTQEGEVKRDQRPLVERPTPKNKLTEEERKEIIETVNKPEYADLAPSQIVPKLADEGRYIASEATIYKVLKEEKMNAHRGRTSPPVKRETPTHIATAPNQVWTWDITWLNAFIKGQYYKLYLIIDMFSRLIVAYEVWEEEKAELAERLVRKATLSQGIAGRPLVLHSDNGSPMKAATFQATLEKLGVQSSFSRPRVSNDNPYSEALFKTMKYRPQYPFKGFKSLEEARRWVGKFVKWYNHDHLHSGINFITPYQRHYGLDKKIMENRIKVYEEAKAKHPERWSKDIRNWTLPEYVSLNPISEEEAKKVIG
- a CDS encoding transposase; its protein translation is MSFVSNKSNQLNFNDSVFNLTDREKRFLEKSWAKPFAEKIFPNINEKPFSVLYSDNASRPNTPVNVIIGSMILKEMLGDTDDELVESLMFDIRYQYALHTTSFEEQPLSDRTLSRFRERCITYETETGIDLIKSCINSLSSQIAEFMGIRKGLNRMDSMMVASNIKKLSRLELLYTCVSNLVNLMKRKEDDIPEELKHYCDADDQNKVIYHMRSENIDDKIKIVLKDASLLLHKCKGSYDESSEYQLLIRVIKEQTTTAADGNLELKSKNDETLDASILQNPSDPDATFRFKSGKEHRGYVANLIETVDENKSIITDYSYEQNIHSDSAFLKESIDGIAGTEEHKVTLVTDGAYGGLENIELSKEKHINLVTTNMQGRKATDIYAEFTFSEDGKKVLKCAGGQTPLTNKFNPQTEQCRITLDKNKCNQCPYKDQCNPKFNKKKASLIISWKSAERAKQQRYMKSENFKELARFRNGVESLPSILRRKYRVDKMPVRGKLRTKLHFGIKVAALNFQKLFNFTNSSVSCTLEPELC